A region of the Terriglobales bacterium genome:
AACGAGCCCGTTTCCTCCGACGCATCACGAGGTATCCGGTCATTTACCAAGTCACCAAGTCGGCAGTCCGGCTGATCGCGAGGGATTCGAGCGCCAGACGATCTCACGTAACCGCAACAATCCAAGCACGGCTATTAGCAGTTAGCTTTTACCTCGAAGCGAAAGAGTGGCCTGCGCAGTTTGTTTTCGATCACGAAGAAAAGATCACGGCTTTTCACAATGCTGGATGTCCTGCCACTGCTCTTCCGCAGCGAGCAGGGGAACCGTATTTGTGGGAAGAATTTGTCCTCCCTTTCGACTACGGAATTTCCGTTGCGATGATTGACCACACCCATCGAAGCTGTTTCTGGCAGGCGCTAGGCTTTGTCAGACGGTTCGTACCTGCTTTGAAAGTGCTCGGGCACAAACTCGGATTGACGATCGTGATTGGAAGCGAAACGCGCTATCGCACATACTCTCGACTCGTTCATCATCGCACTTTGAAAAAAGCTGCCGGGATGGATCTCGATATGTTCTTGAGCCCCTACCTAGTGCAGGGCGCGAATCTCTCGATCCCGCAACTGATATGGCCTGCGCAGGCGCACCCAGAAGAGCTCGATGATGCAGAGTCAGTGCCGATCAACAACAATTTTGTCAGGAGTCGGCTCTCCGCAGTTGCGGAGGCTCCGTGAAAGTCACAAAAGTCACAAAAGTAAATTTACTTTTGTGATTTCTGTGACTACGACATTGACACCCACAACCGCCCGGCGGACAGACAACTCCCGCCAATCCACGTCTGCCACTTAGCCACAACAAGACCGCCATCCAAAATGAAGGCGAACAGAGCCGCTAACGCTGGAAGGCGGGCCGCAGGCCCGCCTTGCGGCCAAGCAGATCACAGGGCGGACTCCTTTCCCTTAACCCATTTTCCTTTTTCAATTCCCGTTAGCCATTCCCTTGTCGCGGGATCACGGACTGGAGATTCACAAAGAAAAAGGAAGCTGATTCCTGGCGAGTTCCACTTTGGGAAACGGCGAATGTAACCAACAAATATTTCGATCCACATCGACCAACCCACGCCAATTCACACGAATAGGCAGGCGAGTTGATGAAGAGAGTAGAGGAAAGCGAAAGCAATCCGCAGCAATCGACTTGTGCTATTGTTCCGCTCAAGGCGGACACCGGCGCCTCGCTCCGAGGAGACTTCGAGCGTATGGCACGTCGGCGTTTTCAACAACCCACGCCGGTCAAGCGTGGAAAGTGGTGGACCCTTCGAGTCTGGAAGGACACCTTCGACGATGGAAAATTCACCCGCACGCGAAAACGCGTGCGGCTCGCTCCCGCCAGCATGGCGGTGCGTGATGTACTTAAACTTGCGCAAAAGCACTTGGAGCCGATGAACCACAGCCTTGCCGCGGTCGGTTCCGCTACCAACTTCAACTACTACGTCGAAAGGACGTACAAACCAGTAGTGCTCCCGCTGATGGCCCAGACCACGAAAGAACGATACGAGGGTGTTATCAAGGACTATCTATCTCCCACCTTCGGTTCGTTTTCTCTCAGTGATCTCAACAAGCTCGCGGCTCAGCGCTATTTCTCAAATCCCAAAAACTTCGCCAACCTGGAACGCGCCTCGATCGACAAGATCCGCGACGTGCTCTCCAGTATCCTGCGCTCAGCCGTTGATTACGGACTGATCGAAAAGAATCCAATCGAAAACGTTCGTATGCCGCGTGCTAAATCGGGAAAAAAGGCGAACAAGCCGCACCTCACTCCGGAACAGTTTGTACAGATCATCACAGGCATCCCCGAACCTTACGCGACCATGGTGTACGTGGCCGCGTGGACCGGGCTGCGCGTGAGCGAACTGATCGGGCTGCGTTGGGATGATGTGCACACCGACTCCTTGACCATCGATGAGCGTTACTGTCGCGGCGACTGGGGTGAACCCAAGAGCAATGCGAGCAACGCCACTATCGGTGTCGATCTTCATGTCATCGCTCGCATCGAGCGACTGAAAACACTTACGGTCACGGTCCGAGCTGGCCGCGCCAATCGGAAGTATCGAGTGGTGAAGTCAGCCGCGCCGCACGATTTGGTCTTTCAGTCGGTAAAGGAAGGCAAGCCGATGCGCGATAACAACATCCTTGCTCGCTTTATCAAACCTGCAGCGCGAGCCGTGGGTTTGGAGTGGGTGAACTGGCGCTGCCTCAGAACTTCCAGGGCAACTTGGATGATCGAAGCGGGCGCGAATCCAAAAGATGTGCAAGGTCAAATGCGTCACTCGCGCATCTCCACCACGATGGACATCTACGCGCAATTTGTACCCGAGTCCGCGCGAAGAGCCATCGAGCGGACGAGAGAGATGGTCGAGCGTCGCACTGCGGCCATGCAGCAATTGGTTACCCAAGCAGTGCAATGAGAGCTCTGGGTTCGATGGAGTTTTGGACCCACCAATTGGACCCAAAATGAGCTCAGGAAAAAATGATGGTTTGCAAGTTGTTGAAAGTAGTGGTGGCCAGGGACGGAATCGAACCGCCGACGCCAGCCTTTTCAGGGCTGGACTCGGAAAAAGTCATCTTGTTGATTAGGCACTGGTTAGCCCTCTCCATTGCACCGGTTTCAGTGCGGTTTATTGGAACCATAATGGAACCAAAATTTCGGCTCGCCGGAACGCCTCAGTTCCATTTCATTGCTTCTTGCGCATCCACGGCGGAGCAGTCGAATCCGCTTGAAAACATAAACGCAAGTACTTACGCAGCGCGAGCGGCAACAAAAGTACACGCCAGCAGCAGTAGTAGTTCAGGTTCACTGGTTTGCAAAAATTAGCGGAGGCGCATGGAAACTCTCATGTGGTTTCCGATGACCGCAAGTGATCGCTAAGCCAAAGAGGTTCTTGGCGGACTCAACTCTCGCAGCTTCGCTGTCTTAATCTGCTTTGCGAGACCGAGAATTTTAAGCAGCCAGATGCCGTACCAGTTCATATCAACTTCGTACCACTTCAGGCCATGACGTGATGAAGTCGGATGAGCGTGGTGGTTGTTGTGCCAACCTTCGCCGAACGTTAACAGCGCGACTAGCCAGTTGTTGGTGGACATGTCGCGCGTTGGAAAACGCCGGGAACCCCAGACGTGCGTGGCTGAGTTCACCAGCCAAGTGGCATGCAGACCAACAACAGTACGGAGGAAGATACCCCACAACAAAAACGGCAGTCCGCCGAGCGCCAACAGCACGATCCCAAGGACGATCATGGGAAGGTAATGGAATTTGGTGATCCAGACATAGAACTTGTCTTTCGCGAGATCGGGCACGTAGTGCGCCAAGGTAGAAGTGTCGTGGTGCATGGATCTGCCGGTCAGAATCCACCCCATGTGTGCCCACCACTTGCCATCTACGGGAGAGTGCGGATCGCCTGGCTTGTCGGAATACTGATGATGAATGCGATGCGTTGCAACCCAGAATATCGGCCCACCCTCAAGTGCCAGGGTTGCGCAGATGGTAAGGAAGTATTCAACCCATTTTGGGGTCCTGTAGCCTCGATGGGTGAGCAGCCGATGATAGCCCATACCAATTCCGAGACTTCCAGACACCCACCACAAGAAGACCGCCACGAAGAATGCTTTCCACGTAAAGAAAAACAGAGCCGCAAGCGCTCCGATGTGAAATGCAATCATGAAAAAGGCGGTAATCCAGTTAATTTGATTGTCGGCGGACGGTTTCTTGGCTATGGCCTCGATGTGCATGGTTTCCTTCTCTATCTCAATTAGATATCGAGGCCACACAAATGAAGCCGCTCTTTCTGTAATACTTGCGTAATATCGATTCGGGTCGATGCGAATGCCAAACAAGTAGAAGTTAGTCTTTTAGTCGGAAGTTGCTTCCGCTATTTCATCTGATCAGTGAGTGAGTTACTCGTGCAACCCAAAGCGGCAGCTTTAGAACATTGAAAGAAGGCTATAAGGTCGAATATGACGCCGGACAAGGATAGAAACGACCGCCTGCTAGCATCGGCCTGCAAAACTGGGCATCTCTGCGGAACATCTACTTGCTTCCGAGATATCCTCCGACTCATTTGTGACTTGTTGATTGAGCGGCCAGGATCCTACGCTCTGGGTGGGAGAGATTGATCATCAGTGGATTGCTGCGGTTTCTCCCGAGCTTCGTTTACTGTAAGCGAGCGGCCGTTAATATCTTTTCCATTCAGCAGCTTCATGGCCTGTTCAGCTTCGCCGTCAGACATTTCAACAAATCCGAATCCTCTTCCTTTTCCCGTGTCTCGTCGCACCACTTTGGCGCTGTTCACAGTCCCATGCTGTGCAAATATCGCTTCCAGTTGCTCGTCTGTGAGCGTGAAGCCGAGATTACCTACGTATAGTCTCATCCTGTCGCCTCGATAAGGCGTTTCCGTGAAGCGATCACCGCGGAAGCACCCGTCCAAAAAGCAGTTATTTGTAACGTTTCGGAGATCCTCTTGCCGGATTACAGTTCTCGGCCTGGGTGAGCGACTTCCATTCGCTGGAGTTGCTCGCGCCATTCATCGCGCTTGGCTCGCAAAGAGCTAATGAATTGACAATCTCCATCCTGCAGATTCGGATGTCCTTCATAGACCTGGGCTTCAGTTTCACACACATTCGCCAGGCGCTCACAGAAGTTGCGGTACAGCTTCTCGACAGGTCGCACCGTCTTTTCCCTTCAAATTGCTTATCAAAAAGTTCCGATGCCAGCCATGCTCCCTGGCTACGGATCGTACTGCCCTCAGCCACAAGTCACTAAGCATAAATGTTTTGTTGCCACTGCCGCTGTTCAATTTTGCTCATGCACACTTGTATGGAAATGAAGGCAGGAGAAGAAACGTGTTCGAGGCATTCGGAAAATTGCATCCTGCTCAGCAGACTTGAAGATGCCATCTGTCGAATTATTGGCTGTCACATGCTCGAAGTCTTGGGAAAGCCTTCTCGACATCCTCCCAGGCCAGGCGCATCGCCTCTAACTCGGTCTTTCCGATGAACCGGTAAAAGTCGATCGCCCTGTCCCTGGCTCGTTCCTCTTCAGCTGTCAATTGCGTTCTTGTTTGCATAAAACTCTTTTCATAACGATTGAGTGCTGCGATGAGTGATCTGCGCCGCACGTATTTGATCGCGCCTTGCCTCACCGCTGCACAAAAGGTTGAGTGATTCTTGCACGTCCAAGCGGAATCATTCGTAAGAATTTCCAATTGCGGAGCAGAGGGCATTTTGGGTGCTCAACAGCGTCATCCGCAACATCTCAGGTGAAGTGGGTAGGTTTGCCAACTTGCTATAGCAGCCCGACAAACGCAACAGCACGGTAAAGAGATCTGCGTCTCCGTCAGCGGGAATGATCATTTTACGATTGCCGGAGCAGATACGGTCGTAGCATTTATTTTGCGGGAAGTCGAACTCGGCGCAATTTGCGCGGCCTGGTGAATCCTTTCGGCGATGCTTTGCAACACTGTGCTCTGCTGCAAGTGCCGCGAATGTCCAGTCACGACTACATACGGTATTCCAAGAAAGCGTCGGGCATGAATGCCAGTGATCTCGAACGCGTTGAACTTGGACGCT
Encoded here:
- a CDS encoding tyrosine-type recombinase/integrase — its product is MKRVEESESNPQQSTCAIVPLKADTGASLRGDFERMARRRFQQPTPVKRGKWWTLRVWKDTFDDGKFTRTRKRVRLAPASMAVRDVLKLAQKHLEPMNHSLAAVGSATNFNYYVERTYKPVVLPLMAQTTKERYEGVIKDYLSPTFGSFSLSDLNKLAAQRYFSNPKNFANLERASIDKIRDVLSSILRSAVDYGLIEKNPIENVRMPRAKSGKKANKPHLTPEQFVQIITGIPEPYATMVYVAAWTGLRVSELIGLRWDDVHTDSLTIDERYCRGDWGEPKSNASNATIGVDLHVIARIERLKTLTVTVRAGRANRKYRVVKSAAPHDLVFQSVKEGKPMRDNNILARFIKPAARAVGLEWVNWRCLRTSRATWMIEAGANPKDVQGQMRHSRISTTMDIYAQFVPESARRAIERTREMVERRTAAMQQLVTQAVQ
- a CDS encoding fatty acid desaturase — translated: MHIEAIAKKPSADNQINWITAFFMIAFHIGALAALFFFTWKAFFVAVFLWWVSGSLGIGMGYHRLLTHRGYRTPKWVEYFLTICATLALEGGPIFWVATHRIHHQYSDKPGDPHSPVDGKWWAHMGWILTGRSMHHDTSTLAHYVPDLAKDKFYVWITKFHYLPMIVLGIVLLALGGLPFLLWGIFLRTVVGLHATWLVNSATHVWGSRRFPTRDMSTNNWLVALLTFGEGWHNNHHAHPTSSRHGLKWYEVDMNWYGIWLLKILGLAKQIKTAKLRELSPPRTSLA
- a CDS encoding RNA-binding protein, yielding MRLYVGNLGFTLTDEQLEAIFAQHGTVNSAKVVRRDTGKGRGFGFVEMSDGEAEQAMKLLNGKDINGRSLTVNEAREKPQQSTDDQSLPPRA